A genomic segment from Amycolatopsis camponoti encodes:
- a CDS encoding PH domain-containing protein, with protein sequence MSAGEIELLPGERVLWAGEPVQRPFYVAADGVIAPAGLIVTIAALWFLLAKQPSGGAMAGAVVVLVIGLYGAVGRSAVRYLALGRTTYAVTDSRVIARSGLFRQKERASELAGLPAPVLKPGPSRAGTITFGPGAVTLMGVGEPKRVRDLLTKAIDEAKARQAPPETGTSAA encoded by the coding sequence ATGTCAGCAGGGGAAATCGAGCTTTTGCCCGGTGAGCGCGTGCTCTGGGCGGGAGAGCCGGTCCAGCGCCCGTTCTACGTCGCCGCGGACGGGGTGATCGCCCCTGCCGGACTCATCGTCACCATCGCCGCGCTCTGGTTCCTGCTCGCGAAGCAGCCCAGCGGAGGTGCCATGGCCGGGGCCGTCGTGGTGCTGGTGATCGGCTTGTACGGCGCCGTCGGCCGGTCCGCCGTCCGGTACCTCGCGCTCGGGCGCACCACCTACGCCGTGACCGACAGCCGGGTCATCGCGCGGTCCGGGCTGTTCCGGCAGAAGGAACGCGCGAGCGAGCTGGCCGGGCTCCCGGCGCCGGTCCTCAAGCCGGGGCCGTCCCGCGCCGGCACCATCACCTTCGGACCGGGCGCGGTGACGCTGATGGGCGTCGGCGAACCCAAGCGCGTCCGCGACCTGCTCACCAAGGCCATCGACGAGGCCAAGGCGCGTCAGGCGCCGCCGGAAACCGGCACTTCGGCCGCCTGA
- a CDS encoding NmrA family NAD(P)-binding protein: MADVLVLGATGTTGRRVVAGLRAAGFAARAATRKPGEPGQVRFEWADRSTHAGALRDVSAVYLLAPIGEAEPVGLVEPFLDDALAAGVRRVVLLSSSAVTADTPGLGDLQRLVRGAPEWAVLRPSWFMQNFTGEHLVAQGVRDGEIVTATGDARVAFVDAGDIAAVAVRALTDPEPHNTEHVLTGPGALSYSEAASIIAARTGRPVRHRAVSTAEFAARVSASGIPAEFAAVLAALDEDIRRGAEDRVTPAVEEVTGRPARPFETFVEEEIR; the protein is encoded by the coding sequence GTGGCTGACGTCCTGGTTCTCGGCGCTACCGGCACCACCGGGCGCCGGGTCGTCGCGGGCCTGCGTGCCGCGGGGTTCGCGGCGCGGGCGGCCACGCGCAAGCCGGGCGAGCCCGGTCAGGTCCGGTTCGAGTGGGCCGACCGCTCGACCCACGCCGGCGCACTGCGCGACGTCTCCGCGGTGTACCTGCTGGCACCGATCGGCGAGGCTGAGCCCGTGGGCCTGGTCGAGCCGTTCCTCGACGACGCTCTCGCCGCGGGCGTCCGCCGGGTCGTCCTGCTCAGCTCGTCGGCCGTCACGGCGGACACGCCCGGGCTCGGCGACCTGCAGCGGCTGGTGCGCGGGGCGCCGGAGTGGGCCGTGCTGCGGCCGTCCTGGTTCATGCAGAACTTCACCGGCGAGCACCTGGTCGCCCAGGGGGTCCGGGACGGCGAGATCGTCACCGCCACCGGGGACGCGCGGGTCGCGTTCGTCGACGCCGGCGACATCGCGGCGGTCGCCGTCCGCGCGCTGACCGACCCCGAACCGCACAACACCGAACACGTGCTCACCGGTCCCGGTGCGTTGAGCTATTCCGAAGCCGCATCGATCATCGCCGCGCGCACCGGGCGCCCGGTGCGGCACCGCGCGGTGAGCACCGCCGAGTTCGCGGCCCGCGTGAGCGCGTCCGGGATCCCGGCGGAGTTCGCCGCCGTGCTCGCCGCCCTCGACGAGGACATCCGGCGCGGTGCCGAAGACCGCGTCACCCCGGCCGTCGAAGAGGTCACCGGCCGGCCCGCCCGCCCGTTCGAAACCTTTGTGGAGGAGGAGATCCGATGA
- a CDS encoding alpha/beta hydrolase family protein, with product MKQIMFTEDPQFWFETLRLFGHSSYGGSDFGEVVAAASTVTAGDYDSWHDAYRALADRLYAEAADAGPITARDLLLRASTYYFSSEFFLHGDPADPRIAAAYDRSVECFRRAGVAEPVEIPYEGTVLQGYFYRAPGEGSKPVLIIHSGFDGSAEECHFMGAATGAERGYHVLTFDGPGQPSAIRRDKLVFRPDWEHVVTPVVDFALGLDGVDASRIALMGISLGGVLAPRAAAFEPRLAAVVAVDGVYDAGSAVTSLLPWPREEIVRRANAPEDAEFDAILAAGREASPTLRWACDHGRYVLGAATDREFIAKYLEYTLEDGIAEKITCPTLVCEAADDLFFGGETETEPRRLYDHLNAPKTLMTFTAEEGADAHCHVGAQRLAAGRIYDWLDRTL from the coding sequence ATGAAGCAGATCATGTTCACCGAAGACCCGCAGTTCTGGTTCGAGACCCTGCGCCTGTTCGGTCACTCGTCCTACGGCGGTTCGGACTTCGGCGAGGTCGTCGCGGCGGCGTCGACCGTGACGGCCGGCGACTACGACAGCTGGCACGACGCCTACCGCGCCTTGGCCGATCGGCTCTACGCCGAGGCCGCGGACGCCGGGCCGATCACCGCGCGGGACCTGCTGCTGCGCGCGTCGACGTACTACTTCTCGTCGGAGTTCTTCCTCCACGGCGACCCGGCCGACCCGCGCATCGCGGCGGCCTACGACCGCAGCGTCGAGTGCTTCCGGCGCGCGGGTGTCGCGGAACCGGTCGAAATCCCTTACGAGGGAACGGTTCTGCAGGGGTACTTCTACCGCGCGCCGGGCGAGGGGTCGAAGCCGGTGCTGATCATCCACAGCGGTTTCGACGGCAGCGCCGAGGAATGCCACTTCATGGGTGCGGCGACCGGAGCGGAGCGCGGCTACCACGTGCTGACGTTCGACGGCCCGGGCCAGCCGAGCGCGATCCGGCGCGACAAGCTGGTGTTCCGGCCGGACTGGGAGCACGTCGTCACGCCGGTGGTGGACTTCGCGCTGGGACTCGACGGCGTCGACGCGTCGCGGATCGCGCTGATGGGCATCAGCCTCGGTGGCGTGCTCGCCCCGCGCGCGGCGGCGTTCGAACCCCGGCTGGCGGCGGTCGTCGCGGTGGACGGTGTGTACGACGCGGGTTCGGCGGTGACCTCGCTGCTGCCGTGGCCGCGCGAAGAGATCGTCCGGCGGGCGAACGCCCCGGAGGACGCGGAGTTCGACGCGATCCTCGCCGCGGGCCGCGAAGCCAGCCCGACGCTGCGCTGGGCGTGCGACCACGGCCGGTACGTCCTGGGCGCGGCGACCGACCGCGAGTTCATCGCGAAGTACCTCGAGTACACGCTGGAGGACGGCATCGCGGAGAAGATCACCTGCCCGACGCTCGTGTGCGAGGCGGCGGACGACCTGTTCTTCGGCGGGGAGACCGAAACCGAGCCGCGCCGGCTGTACGACCACCTGAACGCACCGAAGACGCTGATGACGTTCACCGCGGAGGAAGGCGCGGACGCGCACTGCCACGTCGGCGCCCAGCGGCTCGCGGCCGGCCGGATCTACGACTGGCTCGACCGGACGCTCTAG
- a CDS encoding LysE family translocator, whose product MTWSTYGSYLLIVVLIVLAPGPDTMVMLKNALSGGFRGGLLASLGIFAGNAVQGSAAALGLGVLIARSQPVFLALKWVGAAYLVFLGFQALRGAFRGNYDVVENTQRRKASGFRRFREGFLSNITNPKVLVLYLSVLPQFLTPRSSIGDSLVLAYTVAVLGGLWLLVLLVFVHRVRAWLGRRRVRRTLDGVTGTALLGFGAALALES is encoded by the coding sequence GTGACGTGGAGTACTTACGGAAGTTACCTGCTCATCGTGGTGCTGATCGTGCTCGCGCCGGGCCCGGACACGATGGTGATGCTCAAGAACGCGCTGTCCGGCGGGTTCCGCGGCGGGCTGCTCGCGTCGCTCGGCATCTTCGCCGGCAACGCCGTCCAAGGCAGCGCCGCGGCGCTCGGGCTGGGCGTGCTCATCGCACGGTCGCAGCCGGTGTTCCTCGCGCTCAAGTGGGTCGGTGCGGCCTACCTCGTCTTCCTCGGATTCCAGGCGCTGCGCGGGGCTTTCCGCGGGAACTACGACGTCGTCGAGAACACGCAACGGCGTAAAGCGAGCGGGTTCCGGCGGTTCCGCGAGGGGTTCCTCTCCAACATCACGAACCCGAAGGTGCTGGTGCTGTACCTGTCCGTGCTGCCGCAGTTCCTGACCCCGCGGTCGAGCATCGGGGACTCGCTGGTGCTGGCCTACACCGTCGCGGTGCTCGGCGGCCTGTGGCTGCTGGTGCTGCTGGTGTTCGTGCACCGCGTCCGCGCGTGGCTGGGCCGCCGCCGGGTCCGCCGTACGCTGGACGGCGTCACCGGCACCGCGCTGCTCGGGTTCGGCGCCGCCCTCGCCCTGGAGTCCTGA
- a CDS encoding LysE family translocator, with the protein MTWSTYLGFAGMMAFLAMMPGPDTMVVLKNALTGGARGGGWACAGISVANFLQGTAVALGLGAVITRYQPLFETVKWLGAAYLLFLGVQALRGAWRGNYEALDDVRRARGTRGRRFREGFLSNITNPKVIVLYLSVLPQFLTPASTFADSLLLAYTVAALGVVWQVLLLLFVHRVRGWLRRRRVRRTLDGITGAALLGFGAALAVEG; encoded by the coding sequence ATGACGTGGAGCACCTACCTCGGCTTCGCCGGGATGATGGCGTTCCTGGCGATGATGCCGGGCCCGGACACCATGGTGGTGCTGAAGAACGCCCTGACCGGTGGTGCCCGCGGCGGCGGCTGGGCGTGCGCGGGCATCAGTGTCGCGAACTTCCTGCAGGGCACGGCGGTGGCGCTCGGCCTGGGCGCGGTGATCACGCGCTACCAGCCCCTGTTCGAGACCGTGAAGTGGCTGGGCGCGGCCTACCTGCTCTTCCTGGGGGTCCAGGCGTTGCGCGGTGCTTGGCGCGGGAACTACGAAGCCCTCGACGACGTCCGCCGCGCTCGCGGCACGCGGGGACGCCGGTTCCGCGAGGGGTTCCTGTCGAACATCACCAACCCCAAGGTGATCGTGCTGTACCTGTCGGTGCTGCCGCAGTTCCTCACGCCGGCGTCGACCTTCGCCGATTCGCTCCTGCTGGCCTACACGGTCGCGGCGCTCGGCGTGGTGTGGCAGGTGCTGCTGTTGCTGTTCGTGCACCGGGTGCGCGGGTGGCTGCGGCGGCGCCGGGTCCGCCGGACTCTCGACGGGATCACCGGCGCCGCCCTGCTCGGCTTCGGGGCCGCGCTCGCCGTCGAAGGCTAG